A single Brassica rapa cultivar Chiifu-401-42 chromosome A04, CAAS_Brap_v3.01, whole genome shotgun sequence DNA region contains:
- the LOC103865247 gene encoding exopolygalacturonase — MASRFLIPCISPLFLFYFFLAISSTQTNAFHDGQKVFDVRNYGARGDGKTNTYNALAFTKAWNDACQWSGGRSTVYIPAGKFYLDQITFSGPCKRHVTFTIRGTLLAPRILYADKRAEWIAFRYVDNLTVNGGGILDGQGSYSWRHLNDCDKNPNCRALAMNIGFSFVRSARVNGLRSINSKMGHFNLYAVENFNITRVKITAPGDSPNTDGIKIGRSKDMHISNVSIGTGDDCVAILDGTTNLDISNVRCGPGHGISVGSIGRFKEEKSIEGITVRNSVLKGTMNGLRIKTWAKSASENSVSKFLFEDIQMINVRNPIVIDQQYCPHNLCDSPGKYNSHVQIKDVKYTSIWGTSATQAALMLQCSKAFPCQGVELSDINLVYKGRNGSVTATCENVGGSVYGKIVPGDCRMR, encoded by the exons ATGGCGTCTAGGTTTCTGATCCCTTGTATCTCTCCTCTCTTTCTATTCTACTTCTTCCTCGCCATCTCAAGTACTCAGACTAATGCATTTCACGATGGACAAAAGGTCTTCGACGTCAGAAACTACGGTGCTCGTGGCGACGGCAAAACAAACACATACAATGCTCTTGCGTTTACAAAAGCGTGGAACGACGCTTGTCAATGGAGTGGTGGAAGATCAACGGTCTATATTCCCGCAGGAAAATTCTATCTCGATCAAATAACGTTCTCTGGTCCTTGCAAAAGGCATGTTACTTTTACAATCAGAGGAACGTTGTTGGCTCCTCGGATCCTTTACGCGGACAAACGAGCAGAATGGATCGCTTTCCGTTACGTCGATAACCTCACCGTTAACGGAGGGGGAATACTTGACGGTCAAGGATCTTACTCTTGGCGCCATCTAAATGATTGTGACAAAAACCCTAACTGTCGTGCTCTAGCTATGAACATTGGGTTTTCTTTCGTTAGATCCGCGAGGGTTAACGGTCTAAGATCGATCAACAGCAAAATGGGACACTTCAACTTATACGCAGTCGAGAATTTTAACATTACCCGCGTCAAAATCACCGCTCCCGGAGATAGCCCTAACACTGACGGAATCAAGATCGGGAGGTCTAAGGATATGCATATTTCCAACGTCAGTATCGGAACCGGTGACGATTGTGTCGCAATTCTTGACGGAACCACCAACTTGGATATCTCTAATGTCAG GTGCGGACCAGGGCACGGGATTAGTGTCGGGAGCATTGGGAGATTCAAAGAAGAGAAGAGCATTGAGGGCATAACCGTAAGAAACTCTGTACTCAAGGGTACAATGAACGGTTTAAGGATCAAAACATGGGCTAAGTCGGCCTCAGAGAATTCGGTTTCGAAATTCTTGTTCGAGGATATCCAAATGATCAATGTTCGAAACCCCATTGTCATCGACCAGCAGTATTGTCCACACAACCTATGCGACAGTCCTGGAAAGTATAATTCTCATGTTCAGATCAAAGACGTGAAGTATACCAGCATTTGGGGAACGTCGGCGACTCAAGCGGCTTTGATGCTGCAGTGTAGCAAAGCGTTTCCTTGTCAAGGCGTTGAGCTCTCAGACATCAACTTGGTGTACAAAGGACGCAACGGGTCAGTCACGGCTACGTGTGAGAACGTTGGTGGTTCGGTTTATGGGAAGATCGTGCCTGGTGATTGCCGGATGCGATGA